Proteins co-encoded in one Gadus morhua chromosome 6, gadMor3.0, whole genome shotgun sequence genomic window:
- the LOC115546022 gene encoding collagen type IV alpha-3-binding protein isoform X2, which produces MSEKSSSSGSDEDVDPESGPPVEHGGVLSKWTNYIHGWQDRWVVLKNNTLSYYKSEDEREYGCRGSLCLSKAIITPHEFDECRFDISVNDSVWYLRAEDPDHRLHWIDSIELHKAESGYGSETSLRRHGSMLSLTSAASALSATSTSSFKGHSLREKLAEMETFRDILCRQVDTLQKYFDSCADGVSKDEFHRDRVVEEDEDDFPTTTPSTASTTTRPDGDYVHNNNGSKEKLFPPASPKGINGIDFKGEAITFKATTAGILSTLSHCIELMVKREDSWQKRLDKELEKRRRVEDGYKSAMNELKKKSHYGGPDYEEGPNSLINEDEFFDAVEAALDRQDKIEEQCQSEKVRSPRLAIVPPGDAYSTMATHRFAAKVEENVENHMTYSLQDMGGDANWQLVIEEGEMKVYRREVEENGIVLDPLKATHSVKGVTGHEVCHYFWDTAVRLDWETTIENFNVVETLSDNAVIVYQTHKRVWPASQRDVLYLSAMRKIVATDENDPDTWLVCNFSVDHENAQPTNRCVRAKINVALICQTLVSPPEGDKEISRDNILCKITYVANVNPGGWAPASVLRAVAKREYPKFLKRFTSYVQEKTAGKPILF; this is translated from the exons ATGTCTGAAAAGAGTTCATCGTCTGGATCAGATGAGGACGTGGACCCAGAATCCGGGCCGCCTGTCGAACATGGAGGAGTCCTCAGCAAG TGGACTAACTACATCCATGGATGGCAGGACAGATGGGTGGTGCTGAAAAACAACACTTTAAGTTATTACAAGTCAGAGGATGAACGGGAGTATGGCTGCAGGGGCTCCCTCTGCCTCAGCAAGGCCATCATCACA CCTCACGAATTTGATGAGTGTCGTTTTGACATCAGCGTGAATGACAGTGTCTGGTATCTCCGGGCAGAGGACCCCGACCACAGACTGCACTGGATCGATTCCATTGAGTTGCACAAG GCTGAGTCAGGCTACGGTTCGGAGACTAGTCTGAGGAGGCATGGCTCCATGTTGTCcctcacctctgctgccagCGCCCTGTcggccacctccacctcctccttcaag GGCCACAGCTTGCGGGAGAAGCTGGCTGAGATGGAGACCTTCCGGGACATCCTCTGCAGACAGGTGGACACCCTGCAGAAGTACTTTGACTCCTGCGCCGACGGCGTGTCCAAAGACGAGTTCCACCGCGACAGAG tagtggaggaggacgaggatgacttccccaccaccaccccttccactgcctccaccaccacacgcCCTGACGGAGACTATGTGCACAACAACAACGGCAGCAAAGAGAAAT TGTTTCCGCCCGCCAGCCCTAAAGGGATCAATGGTATTGACTTCAAGGGTGAAGCCATCACGTTCAAGGCGACCACCGCCGGCATCCTCTCCACGCTCTCTCACTGTATCGAGCTCATGGTCAAACGAGAGGACAGCTGGCAGAAGAGGCTGGACAAG gagctggagaagaggcGGCGGGTGGAGGATGGCTACAAGTCGGCCATGAACGAGCTGAAGAAAAAGTCCCACTACGGAGGACCAGACTATGAG GAGGGCCCCAATAGCCTCATCAACGAGGATGAGTTCTTCGACGCCGTGGAGGCCGCGCTGGACAGGCAGGACAAGATCGAGGAGCAg TGTCAGTCGGAGAAGGTGCGGTCGCCACGCCTGGCCATCGTGCCCCCGGGAGACGCCTACTCCACCATGGCCACGCACCGCTTCGCCGCCAAG GTGGAGGAGAATGTGGAGAACCACATGACCTACTCGCTCCAGGACATGGGTGGGGACGCCAACTGGCAGTTGGTGATTGAGGAGGGCGAGATGAAG GTGtacaggagggaggtggaggagaacggCATCGTCCTGGACCCTCTCAAAGCAACGCACTCGGTGAAGGGCGTGACGGGCCACGAGGTCTGCCACTACTTCTGGGACACGGCGGTCCGACTGGACTGGGAGA CCACCATTGAGAACTTCAACGTGGTGGAGACCCTCTCGGACAACGCGGTCATCGTGTACCAGACGCACAAG AGGGTGTGGCCCGCCTCCCAGCGGGACGTGCTGTACCTGTCGGCCATGAGGAAGATCGTGGCGACGGATGAGAACGACCCCGACACGTGGCTGGTGTGCAACTTCTCTGTGGACCACGAGAACGCCCAG CCCACCAATCGCTGCGTCCGGGCCAAAATCAACGTGGCATTGATCTGTCAGACGCTGGTTAGCCCACCAGAAGGGGATAAGGAAATCAGCAGGGACAACATCCTGTGCAAGATCACCTACGTGGCAAATG tgaACCCTGGAGGCTGGGCTCCGGCCTCGGTCCTCAGAGCTGTGGCGAAGAGGGAGTACCCCAAGTTCCTGAAGCGCTTCACCTCCTACGTCCAGGAGAAGACGGCTGGCAAACCCATCCTCTTCTAG
- the LOC115546022 gene encoding collagen type IV alpha-3-binding protein isoform X1 has product MSEKSSSSGSDEDVDPESGPPVEHGGVLSKWTNYIHGWQDRWVVLKNNTLSYYKSEDEREYGCRGSLCLSKAIITPHEFDECRFDISVNDSVWYLRAEDPDHRLHWIDSIELHKAESGYGSETSLRRHGSMLSLTSAASALSATSTSSFKGHSLREKLAEMETFRDILCRQVDTLQKYFDSCADGVSKDEFHRDRVVEEDEDDFPTTTPSTASTTTRPDGDYVHNNNGSKEKLFPPASPKGINGIDFKGEAITFKATTAGILSTLSHCIELMVKREDSWQKRLDKELEKRRRVEDGYKSAMNELKKKSHYGGPDYEEGPNSLINEDEFFDAVEAALDRQDKIEEQCQSEKVRSPRLAIVPPGDAYSTMATHRFAAKPHSPSSSLSSIELVTASEDIHRFSGQVEENVENHMTYSLQDMGGDANWQLVIEEGEMKVYRREVEENGIVLDPLKATHSVKGVTGHEVCHYFWDTAVRLDWETTIENFNVVETLSDNAVIVYQTHKRVWPASQRDVLYLSAMRKIVATDENDPDTWLVCNFSVDHENAQPTNRCVRAKINVALICQTLVSPPEGDKEISRDNILCKITYVANVNPGGWAPASVLRAVAKREYPKFLKRFTSYVQEKTAGKPILF; this is encoded by the exons ATGTCTGAAAAGAGTTCATCGTCTGGATCAGATGAGGACGTGGACCCAGAATCCGGGCCGCCTGTCGAACATGGAGGAGTCCTCAGCAAG TGGACTAACTACATCCATGGATGGCAGGACAGATGGGTGGTGCTGAAAAACAACACTTTAAGTTATTACAAGTCAGAGGATGAACGGGAGTATGGCTGCAGGGGCTCCCTCTGCCTCAGCAAGGCCATCATCACA CCTCACGAATTTGATGAGTGTCGTTTTGACATCAGCGTGAATGACAGTGTCTGGTATCTCCGGGCAGAGGACCCCGACCACAGACTGCACTGGATCGATTCCATTGAGTTGCACAAG GCTGAGTCAGGCTACGGTTCGGAGACTAGTCTGAGGAGGCATGGCTCCATGTTGTCcctcacctctgctgccagCGCCCTGTcggccacctccacctcctccttcaag GGCCACAGCTTGCGGGAGAAGCTGGCTGAGATGGAGACCTTCCGGGACATCCTCTGCAGACAGGTGGACACCCTGCAGAAGTACTTTGACTCCTGCGCCGACGGCGTGTCCAAAGACGAGTTCCACCGCGACAGAG tagtggaggaggacgaggatgacttccccaccaccaccccttccactgcctccaccaccacacgcCCTGACGGAGACTATGTGCACAACAACAACGGCAGCAAAGAGAAAT TGTTTCCGCCCGCCAGCCCTAAAGGGATCAATGGTATTGACTTCAAGGGTGAAGCCATCACGTTCAAGGCGACCACCGCCGGCATCCTCTCCACGCTCTCTCACTGTATCGAGCTCATGGTCAAACGAGAGGACAGCTGGCAGAAGAGGCTGGACAAG gagctggagaagaggcGGCGGGTGGAGGATGGCTACAAGTCGGCCATGAACGAGCTGAAGAAAAAGTCCCACTACGGAGGACCAGACTATGAG GAGGGCCCCAATAGCCTCATCAACGAGGATGAGTTCTTCGACGCCGTGGAGGCCGCGCTGGACAGGCAGGACAAGATCGAGGAGCAg TGTCAGTCGGAGAAGGTGCGGTCGCCACGCCTGGCCATCGTGCCCCCGGGAGACGCCTACTCCACCATGGCCACGCACCGCTTCGCCGCCAAG CCCcatagcccctcctcctccctgtcctccattGAGCTTGTCACTGCCTCGGAAGACATTCACAGATTCAGCGGCCAG GTGGAGGAGAATGTGGAGAACCACATGACCTACTCGCTCCAGGACATGGGTGGGGACGCCAACTGGCAGTTGGTGATTGAGGAGGGCGAGATGAAG GTGtacaggagggaggtggaggagaacggCATCGTCCTGGACCCTCTCAAAGCAACGCACTCGGTGAAGGGCGTGACGGGCCACGAGGTCTGCCACTACTTCTGGGACACGGCGGTCCGACTGGACTGGGAGA CCACCATTGAGAACTTCAACGTGGTGGAGACCCTCTCGGACAACGCGGTCATCGTGTACCAGACGCACAAG AGGGTGTGGCCCGCCTCCCAGCGGGACGTGCTGTACCTGTCGGCCATGAGGAAGATCGTGGCGACGGATGAGAACGACCCCGACACGTGGCTGGTGTGCAACTTCTCTGTGGACCACGAGAACGCCCAG CCCACCAATCGCTGCGTCCGGGCCAAAATCAACGTGGCATTGATCTGTCAGACGCTGGTTAGCCCACCAGAAGGGGATAAGGAAATCAGCAGGGACAACATCCTGTGCAAGATCACCTACGTGGCAAATG tgaACCCTGGAGGCTGGGCTCCGGCCTCGGTCCTCAGAGCTGTGGCGAAGAGGGAGTACCCCAAGTTCCTGAAGCGCTTCACCTCCTACGTCCAGGAGAAGACGGCTGGCAAACCCATCCTCTTCTAG
- the polk gene encoding DNA polymerase kappa isoform X1, which produces MESTSADGGGFLSRMALNDNKAGMEGLDRERINKIIIESSKGSRFYENEAKKELQVNQRIEKMTLQRAQITEQQLQKAHTQVEKMVNELDMSRDLSRLIVHVDMDAFYAAVEMRDCPELKDKPMAVGSMSMLSTSNYHARKFGVRAAMPGFIAKKLCPNLVIVPCNFDKYRAVSNEIRKIFAAYDPNFMPMSLDEAYLDFTDHLEQRISWPESLRTHCLHTDITETGELQSKVPQESEPCVENLSPLLFEDSPSSTPSLPPSGEKVESGGGSEVFGTCVEEAVREMRFRIEQKTTLTASAGIAPNTMIAKVCSDKNKPNGQYRVPSNREAVMDFIQTLPVRKVSGIGKVSEKMLSSLGITTCAHLGQQMALLSLMFSETAWHHFMRISLGLGSTHMERDGERKSMSTERTFREMSVAEEQLSLCRELCEDLAADMKKEGLRGKTITLKLKNVKFEVKSRACTLPCAVATTDEIFAAAKDLLKTEIENVSPQQLQLRLMGVRISTFVSADDKKPQQKSIVGFLQQGSSGPSHGIVPNSVKETASHLPMERPPPAGSHILEQLPQKVPKLQGLPWAAWQTGAQVSVAGENQPQSFFQKAYTKKLSLQVRSLSETDKGQGSVCSGFTQPATDNPKSRGAVIEMHESAQGLLGSSGNPSITREEPVRVAPPEASASTSGAAAPDPETLTCPVCFGEVRTTDLQVFNRHIDLCLSGVATETPTDTDSESDGDGGPKGFTVIDEGVPEKGEDKERQKRSNPEDALSAFKTCDALRGPSVTRAEDTGDPGAKERRSGDKPLLDHHGSRRVHSPQRASSSHRGDPATQSSRLEAPPGHEGSTLICPVCQVPQNTHDLTVFNHHVDLCLNQEVLHMLAPPSSSSSSTMRPPVTAKRGQGESELHTARPNKGKSKRRGPPASPPAKKAKGRGSQNTIDKFFM; this is translated from the exons ATGGAGAGTACCTCTGCAGATGGGGGTGGCTTCCTCTCCAGAATGGCCCTCAATGACAACAAGGCTGGGATGGAAGGTCTCGATCGGGAAAGAATCAACAAGATCATCATTGAGTCCTCAAAG GGTTCTAGGTTCTATGAGAACGAGGCTAAAAAAGAGCTGCAGGTGAACCAGCGCATTGAAAAGATGACGCTCCAGAGGGCTCAGATCACCGAACAGCAGCTTCAGAAAGCACACACTCAG GTAGAGAAGATGGTGAATGAGCTGGACATGAGTCGAGATCTCAGCCGTCTCATCGTGCACGTGGACATGGATGCGTTCTATGCCGCGGTGGAGATGAGGGATTGCCCCGAGCTGAAGGACAAACCTATGGCTGTGGGATCCATGAGCATGCTC TCAACATCGAATTACCATGCAAGGAAATTTGGTGTTCGTGCTGCAATGCCAGGCTTCATCGCCAAAAAGCTCTGCCCCAATCTGGTCATTGTCCCATGCAACTTTGATAAATACAGAGCTGTGAGCAATGAG ATCAGAAAGATCTTTGCAGCGTATGACCCTAATTTCATGCCCATGAGTTTGGACGAGGCCTATCTGGATTTCACAGACCACCTGGAACAGAGGATTAGCTGGCCCGAATCCTTACGTACACACTGCCTGCACACGGACATCACTGAGACAG GTGAACTGCAAAGCAAAGTTCCCCAGGAGTCTGAGCCGTGCGTGGAGAACCTCTCCCCCCTTTTGTTTGAGGACAGCCCCAGTAGCACGCCCAGCTTGCCTCCCTCGGGTGAGAAGGTGGAGTCTGGTGGAGGCTCGGAGGTGTTTGGGACCTGCGTGGAGGAGGCGGTGAGGGAGATGCGCTTCCGCATCGAGCAGAAGACCACACTGACCGCCAGTGCAG GCATTGCTCCAAACACGATGATTGCCAAGGTGTGCAGTGACAAAAACAAGCCCAACGGCCAGTACAGAGTCCCCTCCAACAGAGAGGCAGTCATGGACTTCATCCAGACCCTGCCAGTCCGCAAA GTTTCTGGCATAGGGAAAGTAAGTGAGAAGATGCTGAGCAGTCTGGGCATCACTACCTGTGCTCATCTTGGCCAGCAGATGGCTCTGCTCTCCCTGATGTTTTCAGAGACGGCGTGGCATCACTTCATGAGGATTTCCTTGGGTCTAGGCTCCACTCACATGGAAAG GGATGGAGAAAGGAAAAGCATGAGTACAGAAAG AACATTTAGGGAGATGAGTGTGGCGGAGGAGCAGCTGTCTCTGTGCAGGGAGCTCTGTGAAGACCTGGCAGCGGACATGAAGAAGGAAGGACTCCGG GGTAAAACGATAACGTTGAAGCTGAAGAATGTGAAGTTTGAGGTGAAGTCCCGGGCGTGCACTCTGCCCTGTGCTGTCGCCACGACTGATGAGATTTTTGCCGCCGCCAAGGATCTCTTGAAAACCGAGATAGAGAATGTCAGTCCTCAGCAGCTCCAGCTGAGGCTCATGG GCGTTCGAATCTCCACCTTTGTGAGCGCAGATGACAAGAAGCCCCAGCAGAAAAGCATTGTGGGCTTCCTCCAGCAGGGCTCCTCCGGCCCGTCCCATGGTATCGTTCCAAACTCCGTGAAAGAGACTGCCTCCCACCTCCCCATGGAGCGtcctccccctgctggcagTCATATACTGGAGCAGCTGCCCCAGAAAGTCCCCAAGCTACAGGGTCTCCCATGGGCGGCATGGCAGACGGGGGCACAAGTCTCAGTGGCCGGTGAGAACCAGCCACAGTCTTTCTTCCAGAAGGCCTACACCAAGAAGCTGAGTCTCCAGGTTAGGAGCTTGAGCGAGACGGACAAAGGGCAGGGCAGTGTTTGCTCTGGGTTTACCCAGCCAGCAACGGACAATCCAAAGAGCCGTGGCGCCGTGATAGAGATGCATGAGTCAGCGCAAGGTCTTTTGGGATCAAGTGGAAACCCATCCATCACACGTGAGGAACCTGTCCGTGTGGCCCCCCCAGAGGCCAGCGCTTCCACCTCCGGCGCCGCGGCCCCGGACCCTGAGACCCTTACCTGTCCCGTGTGCTTTGGGGAGGTGAGGACCACGGACCTCCAGGTGTTCAACAGACACATAGACCTGTGTCTCAGCGGTGTCGCCACTGAGACACCCACAGATACGGACTCGGAGTCGGACGGAGATGGAGGTCCGAAGGGATTTACCGTCATAGACGAGGGGGTCCCGGAGAAAGGCGAGGACAAAGAGAGGCAGAAGAGGTCAAACCCGGAGGACGCCCTCAGTGCTTTTAAGACGTGTGACGCTTTACGTGGTCCTAGTGTAACTCGGGCGGAGGACACAGGGGATCCAGGCGCTAAGGAACGGCGCAGCGGAGACAAGCCTCTGTTGGACCACCACGGCTCTAGAAGGGTGCATTCGCCTCAGAGGGCCTCTTCGTCGCACCGCGGTGACCCAGCAACGCAGAGCTCACGCCTCGAGGCGCCGCCCGGCCACGAAGGCTCCACCCTCATCTGCCCTGTGTGTCAGGTCCCCCAGAACACCCATGACCTCACCGTCTTCAATCACCACGTCGACCTCTGTCTGAACCAGGAGGTGCTGCACATGCTCGCACCACCCTCATCGTCGTCGTCTTCTACTATGCGACCTCCGGTCACGGCTAAAAGGGGGCAAGGTGAGTCAG AACTACACACGGCACGACCAAACAAAGGCAAAAGCAAAAG GCGAGGCCCACCTGCTTCCCCTCCTGCTAAGAAAGCCAAAGGCCGGGGCTCCCAGAACACCATTGACAAGTTCTTCATGTGA
- the polk gene encoding DNA polymerase kappa isoform X2, translating to MESTSADGGGFLSRMALNDNKAGMEGLDRERINKIIIESSKGSRFYENEAKKELQVNQRIEKMTLQRAQITEQQLQKAHTQVEKMVNELDMSRDLSRLIVHVDMDAFYAAVEMRDCPELKDKPMAVGSMSMLSTSNYHARKFGVRAAMPGFIAKKLCPNLVIVPCNFDKYRAVSNEIRKIFAAYDPNFMPMSLDEAYLDFTDHLEQRISWPESLRTHCLHTDITETGELQSKVPQESEPCVENLSPLLFEDSPSSTPSLPPSGEKVESGGGSEVFGTCVEEAVREMRFRIEQKTTLTASAGIAPNTMIAKVCSDKNKPNGQYRVPSNREAVMDFIQTLPVRKVSGIGKVSEKMLSSLGITTCAHLGQQMALLSLMFSETAWHHFMRISLGLGSTHMERDGERKSMSTERTFREMSVAEEQLSLCRELCEDLAADMKKEGLRGKTITLKLKNVKFEVKSRACTLPCAVATTDEIFAAAKDLLKTEIENVSPQQLQLRLMGVRISTFVSADDKKPQQKSIVGFLQQGSSGPSHGIVPNSVKETASHLPMERPPPAGSHILEQLPQKVPKLQGLPWAAWQTGAQVSVAGENQPQSFFQKAYTKKLSLQVRSLSETDKGQGSVCSGFTQPATDNPKSRGAVIEMHESAQGLLGSSGNPSITREEPVRVAPPEASASTSGAAAPDPETLTCPVCFGEVRTTDLQVFNRHIDLCLSGVATETPTDTDSESDGDGGPKGFTVIDEGVPEKGEDKERQKRSNPEDALSAFKTCDALRGPSVTRAEDTGDPGAKERRSGDKPLLDHHGSRRVHSPQRASSSHRGDPATQSSRLEAPPGHEGSTLICPVCQVPQNTHDLTVFNHHVDLCLNQEVLHMLAPPSSSSSSTMRPPVTAKRGQELHTARPNKGKSKRRGPPASPPAKKAKGRGSQNTIDKFFM from the exons ATGGAGAGTACCTCTGCAGATGGGGGTGGCTTCCTCTCCAGAATGGCCCTCAATGACAACAAGGCTGGGATGGAAGGTCTCGATCGGGAAAGAATCAACAAGATCATCATTGAGTCCTCAAAG GGTTCTAGGTTCTATGAGAACGAGGCTAAAAAAGAGCTGCAGGTGAACCAGCGCATTGAAAAGATGACGCTCCAGAGGGCTCAGATCACCGAACAGCAGCTTCAGAAAGCACACACTCAG GTAGAGAAGATGGTGAATGAGCTGGACATGAGTCGAGATCTCAGCCGTCTCATCGTGCACGTGGACATGGATGCGTTCTATGCCGCGGTGGAGATGAGGGATTGCCCCGAGCTGAAGGACAAACCTATGGCTGTGGGATCCATGAGCATGCTC TCAACATCGAATTACCATGCAAGGAAATTTGGTGTTCGTGCTGCAATGCCAGGCTTCATCGCCAAAAAGCTCTGCCCCAATCTGGTCATTGTCCCATGCAACTTTGATAAATACAGAGCTGTGAGCAATGAG ATCAGAAAGATCTTTGCAGCGTATGACCCTAATTTCATGCCCATGAGTTTGGACGAGGCCTATCTGGATTTCACAGACCACCTGGAACAGAGGATTAGCTGGCCCGAATCCTTACGTACACACTGCCTGCACACGGACATCACTGAGACAG GTGAACTGCAAAGCAAAGTTCCCCAGGAGTCTGAGCCGTGCGTGGAGAACCTCTCCCCCCTTTTGTTTGAGGACAGCCCCAGTAGCACGCCCAGCTTGCCTCCCTCGGGTGAGAAGGTGGAGTCTGGTGGAGGCTCGGAGGTGTTTGGGACCTGCGTGGAGGAGGCGGTGAGGGAGATGCGCTTCCGCATCGAGCAGAAGACCACACTGACCGCCAGTGCAG GCATTGCTCCAAACACGATGATTGCCAAGGTGTGCAGTGACAAAAACAAGCCCAACGGCCAGTACAGAGTCCCCTCCAACAGAGAGGCAGTCATGGACTTCATCCAGACCCTGCCAGTCCGCAAA GTTTCTGGCATAGGGAAAGTAAGTGAGAAGATGCTGAGCAGTCTGGGCATCACTACCTGTGCTCATCTTGGCCAGCAGATGGCTCTGCTCTCCCTGATGTTTTCAGAGACGGCGTGGCATCACTTCATGAGGATTTCCTTGGGTCTAGGCTCCACTCACATGGAAAG GGATGGAGAAAGGAAAAGCATGAGTACAGAAAG AACATTTAGGGAGATGAGTGTGGCGGAGGAGCAGCTGTCTCTGTGCAGGGAGCTCTGTGAAGACCTGGCAGCGGACATGAAGAAGGAAGGACTCCGG GGTAAAACGATAACGTTGAAGCTGAAGAATGTGAAGTTTGAGGTGAAGTCCCGGGCGTGCACTCTGCCCTGTGCTGTCGCCACGACTGATGAGATTTTTGCCGCCGCCAAGGATCTCTTGAAAACCGAGATAGAGAATGTCAGTCCTCAGCAGCTCCAGCTGAGGCTCATGG GCGTTCGAATCTCCACCTTTGTGAGCGCAGATGACAAGAAGCCCCAGCAGAAAAGCATTGTGGGCTTCCTCCAGCAGGGCTCCTCCGGCCCGTCCCATGGTATCGTTCCAAACTCCGTGAAAGAGACTGCCTCCCACCTCCCCATGGAGCGtcctccccctgctggcagTCATATACTGGAGCAGCTGCCCCAGAAAGTCCCCAAGCTACAGGGTCTCCCATGGGCGGCATGGCAGACGGGGGCACAAGTCTCAGTGGCCGGTGAGAACCAGCCACAGTCTTTCTTCCAGAAGGCCTACACCAAGAAGCTGAGTCTCCAGGTTAGGAGCTTGAGCGAGACGGACAAAGGGCAGGGCAGTGTTTGCTCTGGGTTTACCCAGCCAGCAACGGACAATCCAAAGAGCCGTGGCGCCGTGATAGAGATGCATGAGTCAGCGCAAGGTCTTTTGGGATCAAGTGGAAACCCATCCATCACACGTGAGGAACCTGTCCGTGTGGCCCCCCCAGAGGCCAGCGCTTCCACCTCCGGCGCCGCGGCCCCGGACCCTGAGACCCTTACCTGTCCCGTGTGCTTTGGGGAGGTGAGGACCACGGACCTCCAGGTGTTCAACAGACACATAGACCTGTGTCTCAGCGGTGTCGCCACTGAGACACCCACAGATACGGACTCGGAGTCGGACGGAGATGGAGGTCCGAAGGGATTTACCGTCATAGACGAGGGGGTCCCGGAGAAAGGCGAGGACAAAGAGAGGCAGAAGAGGTCAAACCCGGAGGACGCCCTCAGTGCTTTTAAGACGTGTGACGCTTTACGTGGTCCTAGTGTAACTCGGGCGGAGGACACAGGGGATCCAGGCGCTAAGGAACGGCGCAGCGGAGACAAGCCTCTGTTGGACCACCACGGCTCTAGAAGGGTGCATTCGCCTCAGAGGGCCTCTTCGTCGCACCGCGGTGACCCAGCAACGCAGAGCTCACGCCTCGAGGCGCCGCCCGGCCACGAAGGCTCCACCCTCATCTGCCCTGTGTGTCAGGTCCCCCAGAACACCCATGACCTCACCGTCTTCAATCACCACGTCGACCTCTGTCTGAACCAGGAGGTGCTGCACATGCTCGCACCACCCTCATCGTCGTCGTCTTCTACTATGCGACCTCCGGTCACGGCTAAAAGGGGGCAAG AACTACACACGGCACGACCAAACAAAGGCAAAAGCAAAAG GCGAGGCCCACCTGCTTCCCCTCCTGCTAAGAAAGCCAAAGGCCGGGGCTCCCAGAACACCATTGACAAGTTCTTCATGTGA